Proteins from a single region of Sediminitomix flava:
- a CDS encoding N-acetylglucosamine kinase, with protein sequence MVLVGDGGSTKTEWVVVDPERGPIKRFRTKGINPYFYTFAELIEELKQAVVPETVGIALTKVLFYAAGCGNPSSTKILTEAFEACYGSSIETHVGSDMLGAAIALWQNEDGIAAILGTGANSCVYQNQGIVKNVASLGYILSDWGSGAVLGRDLLSEMLTHKMDPKLIEAFYDKYEINKLDVLDRIYHQSKPNKYLASFTPFLKENSFHPQCQAILEDNFNKFFDYYILKYSEVENLKIRLAGSIAFHFSEQIETIAVQKGVEIDKVMQSPIDGLIDYTVDKSTVL encoded by the coding sequence ATGGTGCTTGTTGGAGATGGCGGATCTACAAAGACAGAATGGGTAGTTGTCGATCCTGAGCGAGGCCCAATAAAACGGTTTAGAACTAAAGGCATTAATCCGTATTTTTATACTTTCGCAGAACTAATCGAAGAGTTAAAACAAGCGGTAGTTCCTGAGACAGTAGGTATCGCACTTACTAAAGTGTTGTTTTATGCTGCTGGCTGTGGAAATCCTAGTTCTACAAAAATATTGACCGAAGCTTTCGAAGCCTGTTATGGCTCAAGTATTGAAACCCATGTCGGGAGTGATATGTTAGGCGCAGCTATCGCTCTTTGGCAAAATGAAGATGGAATAGCTGCAATTTTAGGTACAGGAGCAAATTCTTGTGTGTACCAAAATCAAGGGATAGTTAAAAATGTAGCTTCTCTTGGTTACATTCTTTCCGATTGGGGAAGTGGGGCTGTATTAGGACGAGATTTATTGAGTGAAATGCTTACGCATAAAATGGATCCTAAGCTTATTGAAGCTTTTTATGATAAATATGAGATCAATAAGTTAGATGTGTTGGACAGGATATACCATCAGAGTAAACCAAATAAATATTTGGCATCTTTTACTCCATTTCTAAAGGAAAATAGTTTTCATCCGCAATGCCAAGCTATTTTAGAGGATAATTTCAATAAATTTTTCGACTATTATATTTTAAAATATTCAGAAGTTGAAAATCTAAAAATTAGACTAGCAGGTTCAATCGCATTTCACTTTTCGGAGCAAATTGAAACTATTGCAGTACAAAAAGGCGTGGAAATAGATAAAGTGATGCAATCGCCAATTGATGGTCTAATCGATTACACAGTCGATAAGTCGACAGTTTTGTAA
- a CDS encoding N-acetylmuramic acid 6-phosphate etherase → MQTESPSLYNDLDKMATSEILFNMNQEDAKVHLAVAKALNEITLLVDGAVERMKKGGRIFYIGAGTSGRLGILDASEIPPTYGVRDKVIGIIAGGDHAIRNAVENAEDDFDQAWVDLQAYDINENDILVGIAASGRTPYVIGGVRKAKEEGLLTACVVCNSNAKLIPEVEIPIVAEVGPEFVTGSTRMKSGTAQKLVLNMISTAAMIRLGHVKGNKMVDMQLSNEKLVDRGTRMIMDEVSSISYEEAQKLLLQEGSVRKAVDFFNKQK, encoded by the coding sequence ATGCAAACAGAATCACCTTCATTATATAACGATCTTGATAAAATGGCTACTTCAGAAATCCTATTCAATATGAATCAGGAGGACGCCAAAGTACATTTGGCAGTAGCTAAAGCACTTAATGAAATCACTTTGTTGGTAGACGGTGCGGTAGAGCGTATGAAAAAAGGCGGAAGAATTTTCTATATCGGAGCAGGAACAAGTGGTAGACTTGGTATTCTTGATGCGTCAGAAATCCCTCCTACATACGGCGTACGTGATAAGGTAATCGGTATCATTGCTGGTGGAGATCATGCTATCAGAAATGCAGTAGAAAATGCTGAAGATGATTTTGACCAAGCGTGGGTAGACCTTCAAGCTTATGATATCAATGAAAATGATATTTTGGTAGGTATTGCGGCATCGGGAAGAACACCATACGTGATTGGTGGCGTGAGAAAGGCAAAAGAAGAAGGATTGCTGACAGCTTGTGTTGTGTGTAATTCAAATGCTAAACTGATTCCTGAAGTTGAAATTCCGATTGTAGCAGAAGTAGGACCCGAGTTTGTGACAGGTTCAACACGTATGAAATCGGGTACGGCTCAGAAATTGGTATTGAACATGATCTCTACTGCGGCAATGATCCGTTTGGGGCATGTGAAAGGCAATAAGATGGTCGATATGCAATTGAGTAATGAAAAGTTGGTGGATAGAGGTACTCGTATGATCATGGATGAGGTTTCTTCTATTTCTTATGAGGAAGCTCAAAAACTTTTATTACAAGAAGGTTCTGTACGTAAGGCCGTTGATTTTTTTAATAAACAGAAATAA
- a CDS encoding MFS transporter, translating to MRDTTLEREQIKQKSPWTWIPSLYFMEGLPYGLVMYVTTILYKNMGLSNTELAFYTSWLYLPWVIKPIWSPFIDILKTKRWWILIMQFVIGVALAGIAFTLNTEFWFQASLAFFWLIAFSSATHDIAADGFYMIGASKDDQAYFIGIRSLFYRISMVFTQGGVVVLGGYLEKEFNSVPMAWSVTLGVMAILMAVSWLYHSVFIPKVETTSEEEKSAGNIINEFFATFKTFFEKEGVWLSIAFLLLYRFGEAQLVKMAQPFLLDTAEVGGLGLSTTEVGTVYGTVGPIGLILGGILGGMAVSKYGLKKMIWIMLVAINLPHMTYIYLSWVLPENLYLIGGSIIFETFGYGFGFTAYMMYMIHMSEGKYKTAHFAIATAFMALSMMIPGLFSGKLQEVLGYDNFFVWVLLSGIPSIWIVKKIHEKLPEKE from the coding sequence ATGAGGGACACAACGTTAGAAAGAGAACAAATAAAGCAAAAATCCCCTTGGACGTGGATTCCTTCGCTTTATTTTATGGAAGGTCTTCCATACGGTTTAGTCATGTATGTGACGACAATTCTGTACAAGAATATGGGATTGTCAAACACTGAATTAGCTTTTTATACTTCATGGCTTTATTTGCCTTGGGTTATAAAACCAATTTGGTCTCCATTCATTGACATATTGAAAACCAAACGTTGGTGGATTCTTATCATGCAATTTGTCATTGGAGTAGCTTTGGCAGGGATTGCATTTACCTTAAATACGGAATTTTGGTTCCAGGCATCTTTAGCGTTTTTCTGGTTAATCGCATTTAGTTCTGCAACTCATGATATAGCGGCAGATGGTTTCTATATGATCGGTGCCAGTAAAGACGATCAAGCTTATTTTATCGGTATCCGAAGCTTATTCTACCGTATTTCAATGGTATTTACCCAAGGTGGTGTAGTTGTTTTGGGAGGATACCTTGAAAAAGAATTCAATAGTGTGCCAATGGCTTGGTCAGTGACTTTAGGCGTTATGGCTATATTGATGGCAGTATCTTGGTTATACCATAGTGTGTTTATTCCTAAGGTTGAAACAACTTCAGAAGAAGAAAAGTCTGCAGGTAATATCATCAATGAATTCTTCGCAACTTTCAAAACGTTTTTTGAAAAAGAAGGTGTGTGGTTATCAATTGCATTCCTTTTACTTTATCGTTTTGGGGAAGCTCAATTGGTAAAAATGGCTCAACCATTCTTGTTGGATACGGCTGAAGTAGGAGGTTTAGGTTTGAGCACTACAGAAGTAGGTACGGTTTACGGTACGGTTGGTCCAATAGGTCTGATTCTAGGAGGTATTCTAGGAGGTATGGCCGTTTCAAAATATGGATTAAAGAAAATGATCTGGATTATGTTGGTAGCTATTAACCTACCACACATGACTTACATTTACCTTTCTTGGGTTTTACCAGAAAACTTATACTTAATTGGTGGTTCAATTATCTTTGAGACCTTCGGTTATGGTTTTGGTTTTACAGCCTATATGATGTATATGATTCATATGTCAGAAGGAAAATACAAAACGGCGCACTTTGCAATTGCAACTGCATTTATGGCTTTGAGTATGATGATTCCTGGCTTGTTTTCGGGTAAACTGCAAGAGGTATTGGGTTATGACAATTTCTTCGTATGGGTATTGTTGTCAGGAATCCCAAGTATCTGGATTGTTAAGAAAATACATGAAAAACTACCTGAAAAAGAATAG
- a CDS encoding GNAT family N-acetyltransferase: MDMLVKLYDLPQKAEFQKNYDLLSEEGIEIRRAIAPERHIVVDWVKTHFNPHWASEVEAAFSNNPISCFIAIQDGQMKGFACVEATCKAFFGPTGVDETMRGKGIGKLLLIETLHELKHMGYAYGFIGGIGPAEFYEKVVGASLIEGSTPGIYKNMLR; this comes from the coding sequence ATGGACATGCTCGTAAAGTTGTATGACCTTCCTCAGAAAGCTGAGTTTCAAAAAAACTATGATTTACTCAGCGAAGAAGGCATCGAAATTCGTAGGGCTATTGCACCCGAAAGACATATTGTTGTAGATTGGGTGAAAACACATTTTAATCCGCATTGGGCAAGTGAGGTAGAAGCTGCTTTTTCAAATAATCCGATTTCATGTTTTATAGCCATTCAAGATGGGCAAATGAAAGGATTTGCTTGTGTAGAAGCTACTTGCAAGGCATTTTTTGGACCTACAGGAGTAGATGAAACAATGAGAGGAAAGGGAATCGGTAAATTATTATTGATCGAAACACTTCACGAGCTAAAACATATGGGCTATGCCTATGGCTTCATAGGAGGCATTGGTCCTGCAGAATTTTATGAGAAAGTTGTTGGGGCTAGCCTAATTGAAGGTTCAACTCCAGGTATTTACAAAAATATGCTTAGGTAA
- a CDS encoding AAA family ATPase, whose amino-acid sequence MDQTTSTHRSISSELETTINTLIEATYIQHRVSLIQGIEGTGKQRIVDQLAHSFQGKIHFIKVSCTQLSSNVPYYAYRMVVQALIQELLLSERLELLQKVYDKFIKSHSLEIFTNLESFIPELKGVISKKTEDSKTQQQPTRENSLEYFRKFMELCFQEAEKPVVLVFEKIEWLDSSSSFFLKSLFKEWNSGKALFIFLSSLNENEGHSNNFLNIVKAHSSATFLISIISKTDFEKALEVKLAPNIVSKSVRNELYRLTGGNIQYLSSILSWLESKRLIWLLDGLWCTDIFALRKHLKPQSAESLLKDQLKRLSALELSILNHIVIAQECDIELLCHLLALSNSQLQQELLSLVEKQFINLNDQGEFELEELYRTKLLYELIPAPERNKTHFKIGFSVLQEAKERHRIFSAVHHLNRGSQYALKNNKHELLAKANLKAGEQALKSGIFQEGRHYFRMAEMHLNFDGSLQKYKLYYQIITQRAQLEYLLKNYDYANLRLDDLLVPHYPLEDRINVYVKKIKLNNHLGRYTTARDVLLDGLSALGFKNFFETAPQKIKRLQTDIDSKVKLFLASLDHDDLDEMPSHFVHKNTLLYNAGIAIHHTSEEEMLLSNLSIITDGLKYKKTGELAVACCVYGRFLFTQQQDIERAISFGQLGLKIAESLENKLYLARAYGIFTFYTLPWKRTLHENLKYLDQGASIAKKEKDFYLQSILQTHAYTLQVLLGNHLEDVTDLGEQLSNQNSPIAYSVSALNHLIKFLSGKLNSLPKAYQSIHSTTVYSKNETLFFQSFSKGVGLFTIGLYAFAAIEFEKAYAHSVLQRGSILYNINLMFLGISLAEHQNSNHKEEYLLQLISELERYEKETSTSSQIFTFSTLLKAVFYSSKNENATAEFFFDRFVNNQNTPQGFKALGYELKFNHQLKNQKEDKSTLEKAIENYKLWGADYKANTLNQAYRKFRKDSEYKQLDTFKVYLEFQNLLEELSSIEEVSSFALKYLFLLSSANNGSVYLYQKDHFILINKAHNFPFNCFTYSPEMNVKGQAYQLNIAYQTKIEQQIISHKSTDHLKVPTTLHNFYSIPMNSGDFIGTILLENLDEQLNEDLENQLQLFTRLISSKIRQILSSEKERFLNQQLIEEVKKKDLLNQEIKAQNKTWLKATIEGQEKERLRIAQDLHDSVGAMLGAVKLNIQNVIEPESDTQRISPILEQIDEVCQDIRRISHNMLPSALTRFGLSVSLEKLIDQYETLDKFEIDFSIMGLNETPLSQDIEISVFRIIQEALQNIQKYAGCTEVCIQLIARDDALSIFISDDGCGFDTNTTAKGIGLLNIESRIISLDGTWTLDSTQGRGTEINIEIPLNKLT is encoded by the coding sequence ATGGATCAGACGACTTCAACACACAGGTCGATAAGCTCTGAATTAGAAACCACCATCAACACACTAATTGAGGCGACCTATATACAACATAGAGTATCTCTTATACAAGGAATTGAGGGCACTGGAAAACAGCGAATTGTAGATCAGCTTGCACATTCATTTCAAGGGAAAATTCACTTTATAAAAGTCAGTTGTACTCAACTTTCATCGAATGTGCCATACTATGCCTATCGTATGGTAGTACAAGCGCTCATTCAAGAATTACTACTGAGTGAGCGATTAGAGCTGCTTCAAAAAGTTTATGATAAATTCATCAAATCACACTCTTTAGAAATATTCACAAATCTAGAATCCTTTATTCCCGAATTGAAAGGTGTGATTTCAAAAAAAACGGAGGATTCAAAAACACAGCAACAGCCAACAAGAGAGAATAGCCTTGAATACTTTCGTAAATTCATGGAACTATGCTTTCAAGAAGCTGAAAAACCTGTTGTTTTGGTTTTTGAAAAAATTGAATGGTTGGATAGCTCAAGTTCTTTTTTCCTAAAAAGTCTATTCAAAGAGTGGAATAGTGGAAAAGCGCTTTTCATATTCCTGAGTTCACTAAACGAAAATGAAGGGCATTCTAATAACTTCTTGAATATTGTTAAAGCGCATAGTTCAGCTACATTTCTCATAAGCATTATCTCAAAAACTGATTTTGAAAAAGCTTTGGAAGTTAAACTAGCTCCAAACATTGTCAGTAAAAGTGTCCGAAATGAATTGTACCGATTAACTGGAGGAAATATACAATACCTTTCATCTATTCTGAGTTGGCTAGAAAGTAAAAGGCTCATTTGGCTATTAGATGGACTTTGGTGTACGGATATATTTGCCTTAAGAAAACACCTAAAACCACAATCTGCTGAGAGTCTATTAAAGGATCAGTTAAAAAGACTTTCAGCTTTAGAATTATCCATTCTCAACCATATTGTAATTGCCCAAGAATGTGATATAGAGTTGCTTTGCCATTTATTAGCATTATCTAATAGTCAACTTCAGCAAGAACTGCTGTCCCTTGTAGAAAAGCAATTTATCAATCTCAATGATCAAGGTGAATTTGAACTAGAAGAGTTATATCGAACTAAACTTCTCTATGAGCTTATTCCCGCTCCAGAAAGAAATAAGACTCATTTTAAGATAGGGTTTAGTGTTTTACAAGAAGCAAAAGAACGTCATCGAATCTTTTCAGCAGTTCATCACCTCAATAGAGGAAGCCAATACGCACTAAAAAACAACAAACATGAGTTACTCGCAAAGGCTAATTTAAAGGCTGGAGAACAAGCACTAAAATCGGGCATTTTTCAAGAAGGAAGACATTATTTTCGAATGGCAGAAATGCATCTCAATTTTGATGGATCACTTCAAAAATACAAACTCTATTATCAGATCATCACCCAAAGAGCGCAGCTTGAATATCTTCTTAAAAATTATGATTATGCGAACCTCAGACTTGATGATCTTTTAGTACCACATTACCCACTTGAAGACCGAATTAATGTTTATGTCAAAAAGATAAAACTCAATAACCACCTAGGCAGATATACCACTGCTAGAGATGTTCTATTAGATGGATTAAGTGCATTGGGTTTTAAAAACTTCTTTGAGACTGCCCCACAAAAAATTAAAAGACTTCAAACAGATATTGATTCTAAAGTCAAACTTTTCTTAGCTTCTTTAGACCATGATGACTTAGATGAAATGCCATCTCATTTCGTCCATAAAAATACGCTTTTATACAATGCAGGGATAGCGATTCATCATACATCTGAAGAAGAAATGCTATTATCGAATCTATCTATTATTACAGATGGATTGAAGTATAAAAAAACAGGTGAACTAGCGGTTGCTTGTTGTGTGTATGGACGTTTCCTATTTACACAGCAACAAGATATTGAACGCGCAATTAGCTTTGGTCAGTTAGGACTTAAAATAGCTGAATCTCTTGAAAATAAACTGTATCTAGCTAGAGCTTACGGAATTTTCACTTTCTACACCTTACCATGGAAAAGAACGCTACATGAAAACCTTAAATACCTTGACCAAGGAGCTTCTATCGCTAAAAAAGAAAAAGATTTTTACCTACAATCCATTCTTCAAACACATGCCTATACACTCCAAGTTCTTTTAGGAAATCATTTAGAAGATGTAACAGATTTAGGTGAACAGCTAAGTAATCAAAATAGTCCGATAGCCTACAGTGTTTCGGCTCTAAATCATCTGATCAAATTTTTGAGTGGAAAATTAAATAGCTTACCAAAGGCTTATCAGTCAATTCACTCAACGACTGTTTACAGTAAAAATGAGACACTTTTCTTTCAAAGCTTTTCTAAAGGAGTCGGCTTATTTACAATTGGTTTGTATGCTTTTGCGGCAATAGAATTTGAAAAAGCTTATGCACACTCAGTATTGCAAAGAGGTTCTATTCTTTACAACATTAATCTAATGTTTCTAGGTATTTCTCTAGCAGAACATCAGAACTCAAATCATAAAGAAGAATATCTGTTACAATTGATTTCAGAATTAGAGCGGTATGAAAAAGAAACTTCTACAAGCTCTCAAATCTTTACTTTTTCTACATTACTGAAAGCTGTTTTCTATTCTTCAAAAAATGAAAATGCAACAGCAGAGTTTTTCTTTGATCGTTTTGTCAATAATCAAAATACACCCCAAGGATTTAAAGCACTAGGTTATGAGCTTAAATTCAATCATCAGCTTAAAAATCAAAAAGAGGATAAGTCCACCCTAGAAAAAGCAATAGAAAACTACAAATTATGGGGAGCGGATTATAAGGCTAATACCCTAAACCAAGCATATAGAAAGTTTAGAAAAGACAGCGAATATAAACAACTAGACACCTTCAAAGTATATCTCGAATTTCAGAATTTACTTGAAGAACTTTCTAGTATAGAAGAGGTCAGTAGCTTTGCTTTAAAGTATCTGTTTTTACTGAGTTCAGCCAATAATGGAAGTGTCTATCTCTATCAAAAAGATCATTTTATTTTAATCAATAAAGCGCACAATTTCCCTTTCAACTGTTTTACCTATTCACCAGAAATGAATGTAAAAGGGCAAGCTTATCAACTAAATATTGCCTACCAAACCAAAATTGAACAACAAATCATCAGTCATAAATCAACAGATCATCTTAAAGTCCCCACTACTCTTCACAACTTCTATAGCATACCAATGAACAGCGGAGACTTTATAGGTACAATTTTATTAGAAAATTTAGATGAGCAGCTAAATGAAGATTTGGAAAATCAACTTCAACTATTTACAAGACTCATCTCGTCTAAAATCAGACAAATCTTAAGCTCTGAAAAAGAAAGGTTTTTAAATCAACAATTGATTGAAGAAGTCAAAAAGAAAGATTTACTAAATCAAGAAATTAAAGCGCAAAATAAAACTTGGCTAAAAGCTACAATTGAGGGGCAAGAAAAAGAGCGATTACGTATTGCGCAAGACCTTCACGACAGCGTTGGAGCTATGCTTGGAGCTGTGAAACTGAATATTCAGAATGTGATTGAACCTGAATCTGATACTCAAAGAATTTCTCCAATCTTAGAGCAAATAGATGAAGTCTGTCAAGATATCAGACGCATTTCGCATAATATGCTACCAAGTGCACTGACAAGGTTTGGGTTAAGTGTTTCTTTAGAAAAATTAATTGACCAATACGAAACCCTTGATAAGTTTGAGATTGACTTTTCAATAATGGGTTTAAATGAAACACCTTTAAGTCAAGATATTGAAATTTCGGTTTTCAGAATCATACAAGAGGCTTTACAGAATATTCAAAAATATGCAGGCTGTACTGAAGTCTGTATCCAATTAATCGCAAGAGACGATGCATTATCTATTTTTATTTCAGATGATGGTTGCGGCTTTGATACAAACACCACTGCAAAAGGTATCGGGCTGCTCAACATCGAATCTCGAATTATATCTCTCGACGGTACTTGGACATTGGACTCTACACAAGGAAGAGGTACAGAAATAAACATCGAAATACCACTAAATAAATTAACATGA
- a CDS encoding glycoside hydrolase family 10 protein, which produces MKKIFQIVMALLMTNQVIASDGNPPKRELRACWIATVANIDWPSKKGLSVQQQKEEFVKLLDEQKSLGMNAVVVQVRPVADTFYPSQREPWSRFITGEQGVQPAYNPLAFMLEEAHKRNLEFHAWFNPYRAKNSEKVELSEQHPVNKYPEWFVEYGKKMYYNPGIPEAKEYVLENIMEVVRTYDIDAVHMDDYFYPYKVPGEDFPDSLTYEQFGKDKFDNIEDWRRDNVSSFVKELNTRIKAEKPYVKYGISPFGVWRNQDKDPTGSATKAGQTNYDDLYADVLLWVKEGWVDYITPQLYWEIGKKVADYEILVNWWKQHGYGKHIYVGQAPYRVGKKGAWEDLSELPRQLNLNRTIKEINGSMYFSAKSFGSNAVAVADTLRNDHYRKPALVPQMPWLNIEKPAQAEIKKVEKQGDEVVVKITTPTESNADYFVVYRFEGEKAGEMSTAGNLLGTLKRAPYAETTFVDKSAEKGKVYTYIVTACNRVHDEGEAGNAVSVKVKKSKIKQI; this is translated from the coding sequence ATGAAAAAGATATTTCAGATAGTAATGGCATTACTGATGACAAACCAAGTAATTGCCTCTGATGGAAATCCTCCAAAAAGAGAATTAAGAGCTTGTTGGATTGCAACCGTAGCAAATATTGACTGGCCAAGTAAGAAAGGACTTTCCGTTCAGCAACAAAAAGAAGAATTTGTCAAACTATTGGATGAGCAAAAGTCTCTAGGGATGAATGCTGTAGTGGTACAGGTTAGACCTGTGGCAGATACTTTTTATCCTTCTCAAAGAGAGCCTTGGTCAAGATTTATTACAGGAGAGCAAGGTGTGCAACCTGCTTATAATCCGTTAGCATTTATGCTAGAAGAGGCACATAAAAGAAACTTGGAATTTCATGCTTGGTTCAACCCATATAGAGCAAAAAATTCGGAAAAAGTTGAGCTTTCAGAGCAGCACCCTGTAAATAAATACCCAGAGTGGTTTGTGGAGTATGGTAAGAAAATGTACTACAACCCTGGCATTCCTGAGGCAAAAGAATATGTGTTGGAGAATATCATGGAGGTCGTGAGAACTTACGATATCGATGCGGTTCACATGGATGATTATTTTTATCCTTACAAAGTACCTGGTGAAGATTTTCCAGATTCATTGACTTATGAGCAATTCGGAAAAGACAAGTTTGACAATATTGAAGATTGGAGAAGAGACAATGTTTCATCTTTTGTGAAAGAATTGAATACACGTATCAAGGCAGAAAAACCTTATGTAAAATATGGTATTAGCCCATTTGGTGTGTGGAGAAATCAAGATAAAGATCCTACAGGTTCAGCAACTAAAGCAGGTCAAACCAATTATGATGACTTGTATGCAGACGTTTTATTGTGGGTGAAAGAAGGTTGGGTAGATTACATTACTCCTCAGTTATATTGGGAAATTGGTAAGAAAGTAGCCGATTACGAGATTTTGGTGAACTGGTGGAAACAACATGGCTATGGTAAGCATATTTATGTAGGTCAAGCACCATATCGAGTAGGAAAAAAGGGAGCGTGGGAAGATTTATCTGAGCTTCCGAGACAGTTGAATTTGAACAGAACGATTAAGGAAATAAATGGAAGTATGTACTTCAGTGCTAAATCTTTTGGTTCAAATGCTGTGGCAGTAGCAGATACCTTACGAAATGATCATTACAGAAAACCAGCTTTGGTTCCTCAAATGCCTTGGTTGAATATTGAAAAACCAGCACAAGCTGAAATCAAGAAAGTAGAGAAGCAAGGAGATGAAGTAGTTGTGAAGATTACGACCCCAACAGAAAGTAATGCAGACTACTTTGTTGTGTATCGTTTTGAAGGAGAAAAGGCAGGGGAGATGTCTACTGCAGGAAACCTTTTAGGAACATTGAAAAGAGCACCTTATGCTGAAACTACTTTTGTAGATAAATCAGCTGAGAAAGGAAAAGTTTATACTTATATCGTGACGGCTTGTAATCGAGTTCATGATGAAGGAGAAGCAGGAAATGCTGTTTCTGTTAAAGTGAAGAAATCTAAAATCAAGCAGATTTAA
- a CDS encoding response regulator: protein MIQTQTIKVAIVDDYSIIADGIRLLIEPEEDLEIYGVFNNGKAFVNALEKEEEHPNVVLMDINMPIMDGIETTKHLMKNFPNINVLALSMHNEREFISGILKAGALGYVLKNTSKFELLHAIQNVANGETYISGEASKVLLSGFVKKKQTLSEKVSKREMEVLVKISEGLTTQVISEMLSISKNTVETHRKNLLYKLKAKNTAELVNIAYKKQLLGMDE from the coding sequence ATGATACAAACACAAACGATCAAAGTAGCCATAGTAGACGACTACAGCATCATTGCTGATGGTATACGCCTACTCATAGAACCTGAGGAGGATTTAGAAATATATGGTGTATTTAATAATGGAAAGGCTTTCGTGAATGCCTTAGAAAAAGAGGAAGAACACCCAAACGTTGTTTTGATGGATATCAACATGCCTATTATGGACGGTATTGAAACCACAAAACATCTGATGAAAAACTTTCCCAACATCAATGTTTTAGCGCTTTCTATGCACAACGAAAGAGAATTTATATCGGGAATTTTGAAGGCGGGTGCATTGGGTTACGTTCTGAAAAACACAAGTAAGTTTGAACTTTTACATGCTATTCAAAATGTAGCCAATGGCGAAACCTATATTTCAGGTGAAGCTTCAAAAGTGCTTCTTAGTGGATTTGTGAAAAAGAAACAGACCTTATCAGAAAAAGTATCTAAAAGAGAAATGGAAGTCTTGGTCAAAATTTCGGAAGGACTAACCACACAAGTCATTTCAGAAATGTTATCGATTTCAAAAAATACAGTGGAAACACATCGAAAAAACTTGCTATACAAACTGAAAGCAAAAAATACGGCTGAGCTTGTCAATATTGCCTACAAAAAGCAATTGTTAGGCATGGATGAATAA